The DNA window CCAGGAAAACATCTTCAAGGTAAGAGTAACGGCCCCAGGTTCTTGGTAAAGGTGTCTGATGTTATTATAGAAGACATCAGTAAAGCTTAGACATAACTGGGGTTTAACATGATCCAGCATGTGTTTGGGCCTGTAGTCACAAAATGTCTCTGCGTTGGATGCGGTTTTATACATATGATCATGCTGATGGTGAATCTGATCCTGTTTTTGCGATGTTACAATGATACTGTTTTCTACTTTCCTAAAGTTTCCTAGTCAAAATGCTTATCAGAAATATTAATCTAAAAATCATTCAATGCTAGTAAAATCTTAAACTGTGTGACTCGATTCCTAGACATTGTTCTGTTGCTCCTCCAGGTGGCAGTAAATGGTGCACATGTACTGGAGTATAAACACAGAATCCCTCTAGAGAGAGTCAACACATTCTCCATATCAGGAAAAGTCCAAATACATGCCATCGGCTATGTCCCTAACTCAGTAAGCTTTATTCCTTTTTGCTGGTCAGTTATTGATTTTAAGGTAAGGGTCAGTTGGGAAGTTACCTATAAAATGCCACAATCTCTTCACAGGCAATATTTTCAGAATCAGGCGATTTGGTAAGTTTTCACCCTTAAGTATTATAGCCTACTAATGCTATCTAAATGAATTTTTCTTCAGAGCCCAGAATGACTACCATTTTACATGCTTTTATCCCTACCCATCCCAAGAGTATACCCTACAAAGGCAGTATACTTAAAGGAGTCAGTCCTGGACAGCACATCACAATCAAGGGTCATGTAAGCTTATTTCCTCACAGGTAAGTTAATACAGTAAGGTCGCATGTTGCTTTAAATACTGAATACGAAATTCATATCATTAGGGAAGGTTCACTTTTTTCCTCCTAGTTTCACAGTAAACCTGAGATGCAGCCAGTCAGAAAACATTGCCCTGCACCTCAACGCACGGATCAAGTCAGGCGTGATCATCCGCAACTCTTTCTTGAGCCAGTCATGGGGTCCAGAGGAGCTGGAGCTTCCGTGCTTCCCCTTTGCGTCTGGGAAATACTTTGAGGTACGGTTGTCTTATAGAGTTCAACAATGGGGCAACTCGCGTGTGTCTTCCAAGCGTCAAGCCACATGTGAAGTACAGTTCTAATGTATTGCGGTACATAGGCTGGTCCCACAGTCAGGGCAAACGAGCAGCTGTGACAGTCTTGCATGTGGTTAGGAGCAGGGAGGAATACAACTGTAAAAGGGTAGAAACTGCATGATTTCATTTGTCTCATTCGCAGGCATGCTGTACTGTTCAGCATCTGTTCAGCATGGTTATCCATGTCATGTGGTTAAATCTGTTGTGGGCTCACTTAGGTCAATTTGATGTCCCCATCTACCTCTGTTTAAAGGTTGTTCATAAAGAAAAAGCTTATGTCTTGAAGGAAACAAGTGTAGCCCAAGCTATAGTTGCAAGAAAAAGTAAGTGAACCCTTTGGAATTACCTGGATGTTTACACCATGTgctcagttttaaaaaaaaaaaaaaaaaaaaaaaaaaaaaaaaaaaatcatcaacaGTACAACTCAGTGTAATATTAGTTTAGTTTTCATAGTTTAGTTAGATTGCACTTGTCTATAATTGTGACTTTGACCAgatcacatttttattaataatcaatGCAGAAATCCAGGTCATTCCAAAGAATTCACTTTTTCCTTATTCCACAATACAAGTCCACACTGCTGCATCAACTAGTGAAACTTGCAAAGACGAGGAACaagcacaaagaaataaaatgagccATGGTTAATTTGTTGTGACTAAGTATTAGACATTTACTTCTCACTGGAGATGGGACCTTGGGAACTCATTCTGGCAGACTTTCCCATGGCGGGTGTaataacatttacacacacagctgtgaatgCATGCAGGCACATTGTTTTGCTTAAAGAGAGGCTGTTCCTCTGGATTGGGCTGACATCAGTGATGTATTGATACAAATGCTACTTTCTGTCCCCTCAGATAATCATCCTGTGTCAATCTCATCAGTTTAAAATCGCTGTAAATGGAGCCCATCTGCTAGACTATAGGCACAGAGTGCAGGATCTGACATCTATTAACCAGCTGGAGGTCATGGGAGACCTGGAATTACAGGACATTAAACTATGGTGATTGTGTAACCACCAACGGAACATTCTGACTTCAGCCTTCCTTGtttaataactgtaataatacaTCTATATCCTAGACAAGTAGTGCCCATATTTCCTTTATATAGCTAATGGGGAAAAAGGGCTGAGTTTATAAAAATGAGACAATAGTAATGTTGCAACAGTATGTACTTCACTACATAGTGTTTGCAGAAAAGTACCTTTCCTGCCTTATATGTAAGAATGGTGGTGTTGCGGGGAGAATTAAGTAGTAAGCATTTACAGAACCTGTAGATTTACAGAAACTGTAGTAATTTAAAATAACACCTGGATTTGCTacaaataaaagcactttttacaactaggtacagtaaaataaaaatatgttagGCAGTATGAAAACCTGAGCTAGTCAACATTTTTTATATGGATGACCAATATTTGTTGTGATTCCcaagttgttaaaaaaaaagcatttctttTTGGTGGAAATGGTACTGCTGAACTATATATGGAAATACAGCTGAAAGGGTGCAAATGGACTGTTAGTGTTACTGTTATGTAATGTTCTTTATACATAAAGCATGTAATCAATGTGggcttttttaatgaaatgtattattatttaaaaggcTTACCAAATTCTGAACCATTGTGCAGTTTATCCACATCTTCATTCCGATTCTGTTTTCCTGTCAGGGCCAAAATAGACCTAGACTTCATAAGATAACATTACTTCCATCATTCAGAAACTACCACACTTCCACATTAAAAGATAATATAGGGTTAAGATGATTTCTAGGTTGCCTGTAAGACCTGTTTAATTGGTCAAAACACTGACCACCAGTTCAAGTTTATTGCACATAGGTGTTCCGAATCATGAAGACTGCAGTTTTACCAAATATGCCTCTATGCTGGATCAACACATTTAGATACAATGACCTTGTTTCGTATGCACCACATCCATACTGCCACCAGATGGTGGTAGATATCTATGGGAGGGGGAAGAATCATTAAATAACCATTCAATTACTTgatgtgcctttaaatcatttACAGAAAAAGGGAATATTTTTAAGTGTAACCTATTGATTCTAGAATTTCAAACATTGTTCTTCATAAGTGAATAACATACCAGTAATGTCTATATAATTAATCTTATCTggatgaaaatattaaaattgatGATTTCAACTACAATCCCCACAAACATTCTGTCATTTCAAAAAGACGTTCTGGCATATGGACACATTATTGAACACTTACTTTAAGATCTGATTTTTGCAAAGTAAATAACTAAAATGCCAAAGTGAATGAACGCAACCACTTGTTTCAGTGTAGTCAATCAAATCCCGAAAGATCCCCATGTATACAAGTGCTAGCCACTAGTGCTTGTGTGAATTTGAGTTTTTATTGGGCAGTGAATCTTTTCATGACACAGTATTATAGGTCTTGTTGGTGGATAACAACCATAGGTAATAATTACAAGATAACACCGCAGTTATGCCAGGAGGAGATAACTTTGCAGCATACGACACCAAAGTGATTTAATCCATGGATTTGCATGAACATGCTGCATGAACATCTGTTCCAGAATCCCATAAAAACTCTGGGAATTTATTAATATCCACAGTAAATATACTAATTTAATGAGGAAAAAACAATATGGCACAACACAAAACCATATTCCTTTCTTTATGTAAAAAATAACTGATATGCAACATGATGACAGTAACTCAGATTATCAACTGTcagaaaaaattttttttttaaaaatcaatcaatATGAAAGTCAAAATACTGTCCATTCTCAAATCACCAGGCATCcaatttacaaaaaagaaaaaatgaaaccaaaacaaagaccaaTCCACATGTAAAGCAGCTTTTCAGGAGGAACTGTAACACCATCTCTTAATTGGGAAGATGCACACAGGCTGGTAACAGCCCTTTATTTTGATAGCTACCCAGCATTCAGAGCATTAGGTTGTGCATCCAGACAAGAGGAGCAAAGAGATTTTCTTTGAGTTTGGCAGCTCCCTGGTGACTAAGAGGTTGGACAGATTGCAGTCTGGATGGGATTCAGTTCTGGCCCTAATCTGAGGCCTGTGACCCAAGATTTGAAGATTTCCATATCACTGAGAGGAGGTTGGTATGGTGAGGAGCTGCCAGGGTCTTGGCACAGATTAAAGGGATGAATGAGGGACGGACGATGATAAAAGCTCATGAGTCCATTCAAACTGAGCTTAGCTTGACCAGGCCTCTTACTGAGTCCTCATGCAGCGAGTCCTGGCTGGCAGGGTTGTAGAAAGGCATGGTGTGGCTCTGGCCCAGGGGGCTACCACAGGGCAGCATGCCGGGGGGTGAGGGGGCCTCCTCGGGTGTGAGGAAATGATGGTGGGCTTCTGGTGCGGGCTGGCTCAGCATCTCTGGCTCACAGCTCAAGTTGGGTGTGGAGGTTGGTGGAGTGGGTTGGCCTAGAGGAAGCAACGTGCAGGGACCTCCCAGTGTGGTCCGGCCTGGGACAGAGGACTCGGCTGCCACGGCTGTGGGCTCACTTTGCAGCAAGGGAGTGGCAGCAGCCTGCAAAACGAATTTGGTGCTCTGAATGCACTGGTCTTGGTCACactgaatgagggagagagaaggaacaagagagagaaagggcagaTGAAATAGAAGAGCTGAAAAACGTGGAGGAGAGTGGACTCTACTGGGGCGTACATAGAAACAATTCTAGAGAAAGAATGTGTTATTGATAGGGTTTAGGTAAGTAAACAGAGGGaacaaaattttatttatctatttgtttgcttgcttgcttgcttgcttgcttgctggGGTGTGAATGGGTGCGAGGGATTCATATTTCTACCTGGGCCAAACGTACCATTTAATCAAAGAACGAGTGAAACATGCAGGGCCATTATAAAACTTCAGTATTGATCATAGCTCTGTTTCCTTAATAGTGACAACCATTAACGGCCATTTTGGATCACAGGAGGGAACAATTactctgagaaaaaaaatccgTGGGCCACTTAAAAAGGTCTATTAGTCGATTTTCCACTTTTTCTTACCAATTCAAATGCACTGTAAAACAGGTAGAACacaaaaaattattattcttatCTTAGCAATGGCACTGGCACATGTGCATTAGGTGCTTCAGAAAGCCTGTTTGAAAAATTCCAAAACAGAAtctcaataataaataaatgaatatttcacacatgtgtgtgtgtgtctgtgtgtgtgtgtatgcgcgcatgCGCCAAGTGCTCGATCAAAATGGAAAGAATTATCACACATGAAGGGGATGAAGTTGGACTCGGAATTAGCCACATTCCTCTTGGACAGGTAGAATATGTAAAGTGATTTCTATAATGCATTGAACTGTGAGTGACAAAGCAAGTAGCTAAATCTAACGCGTTTAAGAGAGCTAAACAAAGTATTTCGTTGGGTGACCCATCTTCagagaaatatatgtaatgCTGGTTCAAACTGCATCAAACTTCCTTGCAGCTAACTATGCTAACACATCATGAAAAACTCATGGGAGCTCATTATAAAGAAATGTTGGAGAGCGAAAACACTGGACTATTCTCATGAGTCGAATTCTAGATTTTTAGGCTATAGGTTTATAATTTCACTACCAAGGAGCTAAATTTCATAGTGGGCAGCACCATCATGGCCCCTTAACAGAGGAATTTGATACCTGCTCTGGCCATACTTGGATAATTGGATGATCCAAGTATCTCTAGGGAAGggggggaaggaaaaaaaaaaatcatcatcttAATCTGCCAAGCAGAACTCACAAATTCTTTGCCATGGGTGAACAGCACTGTAATCCTCTCCTGATGCTTACAATTTATCTAGGCTTCTGCATAAATGCTTTCCCACCCTGCAACCCCACCCAGGTCTGAAACCCTGATCCTACAGGCGATAAACATGTGCCCTGATCACCAGACCAAAGCACCTGTTTCACCTGCCTGAAGTGACGATCCCCGtcacatcaccctctctccttcagggggtgGTGGTCTCTGTCAACAGACTACCTTCCCCTTCAGTGAGAACACACCTGTGCTTCACCCCTTCAATGGGTCCTTTGTGCTCCAACCCTTCATCATGTGTGCAAAGcgaggtccataaagacatggtttgaCAAATACTGTATGAATGAACTCAAGTAGCCTGCACAGATACCCAACCTCAACCCTACTGAACATCTCTGGGATGTGGTGAAACATCTATTACGATCTAGGCCTTGTTGTTCAGCATCAGGGTCCAACCCAACAATTGCTCGTTTactcaaaacatttcacaaacatactccaaaatcttgtggaaagcctttCCAGCGAGTGGAGGCTGTTACAGCCACATAATGCCCATGATTTCAGAACAGAATGTCCAACGAGTTTATATAGGTGTGCTGGTCATCACAATTTTCAGCAGTGTTGCTAGTATGAGAAAAAGCAAGACTTTCCCCACTTCATCAATTTCACAAAAATCCAGTCAAACCCAATGACATCTAAAAAGAAGGTTCACAGATGTTGCAATGTCGGAATCCTTCGAAACAATCTTATTCTAGATAGCAAAATATAAGAAAGAGAACAAGGAAAAAGGAATAGATCATTTTATCTAACTAGCCCTGATTTAGCAAAGGTTTATAATTAATTGATTGCTTAGATCATTGGGTTTGGTATTCGACATGATGTTTCATCAATTTTAGCCCCATTATTCAGGACACAAAACATGACTAAATAAATGAGTAGTTTTCTGCTGTCTCATGCCGTAAGGATAGGTGCCATTTCTTTGAGAACCCATTGGGGTTTAACTATAAGGCAAAGGCAATCTTATCTTTGTAATTGAAGAGTACAAGGCGCAAcctgagttttttttaaatttgaagaGTAAACACCCATGATAACTACTACTTTAATCATATCAGAATTGATAACTGCATTCAttacaaaacagctttttaaaaagggaCTTAATTCTttgatatgtaaataaaatgccaTTCTAAAATGGCCACAGCCTggtttttaaagaatttaaaactTGTCTATAAATTCTGAAGCAAATTCCCCAAACTTCACAAGTAATCATGGTAAGAATACCAAAACTGACTAATAGTTTTAAAACAGAAGATAATTATCTAATCCATCATCTAATCAATCATCGGCACCCTAGGTAATGCAGTATCAGCTTTTAGACTCTTGCACCATTGCAACCTTCAACAAAGCACTAGATCTAAACAAAATCCAAgctttgtttacatgtaaattcCTTCTTCAGTAAAAGTACATGTATTACAATAACCATGATTTGTCACCTTTTTATCATCTGACAGATGGGTTAAATTCATAAGAGctttaataaaatcaaaaaGTTAAAAACCACTATTTAGCCTTCACAACGTATATTCACGTGCCACTCTAGTAGAGCACACCATCATTTGCAACATGTGCATATGCACTATACACTAAACTCCAAAATGCTTTATCCTGCTATCACATGGACATTGTACAATATTCTATATTAAGCCATTGATAAAATTGTTCATCACTGCATTCattacatgcaaaaataaagacaaaatgttAGCAAACACTAATGGTGTCATTTAATGCAAATTCCCAAATTTTCAGTGTCTAAGTGTCAGTGTCAACCATCAGGCAGGACTATGAAAGTCATGTACTACATTTCAAGAAGCTAcacactgttgccatggtagcaAAGTCTGAGGTGTGACTGCACTGCAAGATGACATACCGCATGCAGGCAAATGATATACAACAGGAACAATTAGCCTTTTGTTGAAGAATTAAACAGGGCCATAATATGCAATGACGGCTTTTAAGTTCATATTCATCACTGCAATGTTAGAACTTCGTTataaattcaaaatgaatatGACTTGGATATTATTCACTATTTCCGTCTGGTCCCAAACTAACCAGCACCTATAGACTGTGGTAATATGATGAAACACAATGGCACTCAAAAGGTAGATGAACATTGGCTGGGTGAAGCCTGCAGATAATTTGCTGCTTTTTACATGGTGAGAAACCATGATGCTTGGCAGTAATACAAATTCCAAGCAACATGTAAAGACATGTTGAATAAAAGATGTTGAAttctaattaataattataattctaAATTTGCCCTCAGGTTTTTACACCAATACACCATAGAAACCAACTGCACATgttaatataacaaaaaaaactaataaaacatttggaaCTATTCAAACAacactaaataaaataacattttaaaattgttaatatAATCCAgtatttttcaataaaataaattttagcaTATCTGTCTCAAGACGAATGTATTCAAATGCATTATGTTCAAAACTCCCTCTACTTTGTGGCACtattagaaaacaaaaatcttaaACCCTTAGCCAGTAAGTAATGGACTGTTTATAAAGAGTGATAGAGTATGGACTCTGGACCGACATCGGACTTGTATCCAATTTGTGGCCATGCAACTTAAATGAGAATGGTCATATCAgatttcatgtgtttttttttggttttttgcttATCCACATACACTTAGCGGTATCATCCTCAAAACAACAATGGAAGAGAGCAACAGCAGTGACATGAGTAACTGAAAACAGCAAAAGCTAGccatttgggttttttggtCCTTCTCGACCAGATCATATGCAGTTAAACTGTTTGCAGTCCTCCAGAGTACAATGCAATACATACACTAGCTGCTAGCTTTTGCGTGCATTTTGCCAGTTTTAATCTCAcaaatatgaattttttttgttgttgttgttactggtGATCTGTGCAAAAACGCATCAATGTGCATATGCGTGTCCTTTTTGTATGGCAGATGCGTTCACATTACAGACAAATACAGGTCACTTGCaattatgaatgtgaacctTCAAGATAAGAAAATCCaatctgagcaaaaaaaaaaacaaagtacagtTGGTGAAGACACCTGGTAAGTAAACCTTACTTAAATGCAATTTAGTAAAAATGACTAAACTGCAATAAGTTCTACAGTCCTGTTACTTCATAATTAAGCTTAGCACAAAGAATGGAACAAAACTTGATTTACTTAAGTCTACACAGCAGTAAATATCGGTGTTCATATTCAGTTTAGTAAATTATGTTCAAATGTTGGagttaattaattgtttaagGCTATTTGTTTCTTCAAACCATTTGAGCTGTCTTGTCAGtttttacagtgtaatatatatgtggGTGTAATGCCTGGTAACTAAGTGGCGACAGTTTAGAATTGTGATGATTCATAGCTCTAACTGAAGCTAATCCTTTTATAGCATATATGCTTGTGAAATCTCTCCAGACACACCATTTCCTGGTGCTACAAATGCATCTCTTGTGATCCATCGAAACCATGTTTTGATCTGTGAAACGGAATGACTtcaaaaaaagcatttatttccaagagAGCTGAACCTTCTAGCTAACCGGAAGAAAGAGCTACACATGCTGAGATATGAAGTGGTCTTAGAGACTAAGCCTCACAGTGAGAACAGTAATCCCACACATGCCTTTTTATCCATGTAATTTACAAtgaagatatatattttttcctattCTATAATTAACTTCCAGAACATTTTATGCTAAAAGCACCCCAACCCATCAGCAGACTATAATGCAAGTTAGAAAAACAATTCTGCATGCAACATTTTACTACTGCATGGTACAAACTCAAGACTAAGAGCAAGTAGGTGAAACATTTGTACACAGGTGTGAACAAGACGCTACCAGCAAGTGAACCACCACTTCTAAAAAGTACCTAccaccacaaacaaaaactactGTTGTGTAGCTGTGGAAACGGCATATATATTAACTGTAGAAAATAGATATGCTTTCTCCTTTGTCAAGCTTAGAGTCCTAACTTCGACATAAGATGTAACGTGACCACTATAGCTACTGAGACAGTGAAGTCTTTTTTTCTGCTCACTTTTAATTCTACCATTTAAATCT is part of the Electrophorus electricus isolate fEleEle1 chromosome 13, fEleEle1.pri, whole genome shotgun sequence genome and encodes:
- the lgals8b gene encoding galectin-8 isoform X1 encodes the protein MSVANAKQTIFNPEVPFTGMIPGGLHPGEMVVIQGCVLNESDRFQFDLTCGSSTKPRADVAFHFNPRFRTSPCIICNSLQRGSWGKEEKLEEMPFKQGASFETIILVQENIFKVAVNGAHVLEYKHRIPLERVNTFSISGKVQIHAIGYVPNSAIFSESGDLSIPYKGSILKGVSPGQHITIKGHVSLFPHSFTVNLRCSQSENIALHLNARIKSGVIIRNSFLSQSWGPEELELPCFPFASGKYFEIIILCQSHQFKIAVNGAHLLDYRHRVQDLTSINQLEVMGDLELQDIKLW
- the lgals8b gene encoding galectin-8 isoform X2, whose product is MIPGGLHPGEMVVIQGCVLNESDRFQFDLTCGSSTKPRADVAFHFNPRFRTSPCIICNSLQRGSWGKEEKLEEMPFKQGASFETIILVQENIFKVAVNGAHVLEYKHRIPLERVNTFSISGKVQIHAIGYVPNSAIFSESGDLSIPYKGSILKGVSPGQHITIKGHVSLFPHSFTVNLRCSQSENIALHLNARIKSGVIIRNSFLSQSWGPEELELPCFPFASGKYFEIIILCQSHQFKIAVNGAHLLDYRHRVQDLTSINQLEVMGDLELQDIKLW